The Hypanus sabinus isolate sHypSab1 chromosome 5, sHypSab1.hap1, whole genome shotgun sequence genome has a segment encoding these proteins:
- the tmem177 gene encoding transmembrane protein 177 codes for MCFATSLSALSRRWSWREVLTMAGQFFKKLMLFGSKHRVKLLAVSCGGLFATNVFCHVFPQRTYGKLYQAWSKGVPAELPDRLQDTFQEVLKDAGVESAQNYTAFAAFSFQPVSAGVPWLPSGALIGIPVNFNSTGEDGQGITNRIVMINGRDIKWDSEVGKSLRESLTFSSNAQKFAIAREVMYLQSNGPVLQSVVAPACLAGTYLTALAAKQALGLYSGPFLLRALFNLAAAATGFVGYFLLSDAVNHWLDYRSDHQTATISKSYAKGGIEFYDKILARNRTFRSLLGKMGMEMYATNGNLFPKHWFRLKHAPYTARKEMLENTLKDC; via the exons ATGTGTTTTGCGACGAGTCTGTCTGCGTTGTCACGTCGCTGGAGCTGGAG AGAAGTTCTGACAATGGCAGGCCAGTTTTTTAAGAAACTGATGCTATTTGGCAGCAAACATCGAGTCAAGTTGTTAGCTGTTTCCTGTGGAGGACTATTTGCCACCAATGTTTTCTGTCATGTATTTCCCCAGCGGACGTATGGAAAGTTGTATCAAGCTTGGTCAAAGGGAGTACCTGCTGAACTTCCAGACAGGTTGCAAGATACTTTCCAAGAGGTGCTGAAGGATGCGGGAGTGGAGTCTGCACAGAATTATACAGCCTTTGCGGCCTTCAGCTTTCAACCTGTGAGTGCAGGTGTGCCCTGGTTGCCTAGCGGCGCCCTGATTGGCATCCCTGTCAACTTCAACAGCACAGGGGAAGATGGGCAAGGAATAACCAATCGAATTGTCATGATTAATGGCAGGGACATCAAGTGGGACAGTGAGGTGGGAAAATCTCTGAGAGAGTCCCTCACCTTTTCATCCAATGCCCAGAAGTTTGCTATCGCAAGAGAGGTTATGTATTTGCAGAGCAACGGCCCTGTCCTTCAATCGGTGGTCGCGCCAGCCTGTTTAGCAGGCACCTACTTGACTGCCCTGGCAGCGAAGCAAGCCCTTGGCCTTTACTCCGGCCCCTTTTTATTACGGGCTCTTTTTAACCTGGCTGCGGCAGCAACTGGATTTGTGGGCTATTTTCTTTTATCTGATGCAGTCAATCACTGGCTTGACTACAGATCAGACCACCAGACAGCTACCATATCCAAGAGTTACGCCAAGGGAGGCATTGAGTTTTACGATAAAATTCTTGCACGGAATCGAACTTTCCGTTCCCTACTAGGCAAGATGGGAATGGAAATGTATGCCACAAACGGAAACCTCTTCCCAAAGCACTGGTTCCGACTAAAACATGCTCCCTACACCGCCAGGAAAGAGATGCTGGAAAACACCCTGAAAGATTGCTGA